Genomic window (Thermostichus vulcanus str. 'Rupite'):
TGGATGGGGTGCTGGAATTCCGTGGGGGTACTGCTGCCAGCTTGGGTTTGCAGGTGGGAGATCGCGTTGAGATCCAGCCCTTATCACCCTGACCCTCTGAGCAAGTCTCAATCTTGTCCTGATTCTATTTGAGACTTCCTCATCCCTGGCCCGAAAGAGTTGATAAAGACCGCCCCAGGAGCATGAGCCCAATCCCCACCAGTGACATCAGCACCAGACGACGAAATTGCACCGGATGAATCCAGCGGGATAACCACAACCCTGTAACAAAGCCGATAACAATAGCAGGCAACCCTAACCCCAACAGCCGCAACACCTGTGGAGTGTAGTTGCCCTGGAGGGTATGGCTCAGCATGACGGTGCCTAGATTGCTCAGAAAAAGACCCTGCAGATTGCTCTTAAACCGTTCTGGCTCCCAACGCCGACAGTTGGCGTAGATGATGGCGGGAGGGCCACCGATATTGGCCATGCCGGAGAGAAAACCGGACAACCCACCAAACAACCAAGCCCAATGGGGGGATCCCAGCTCAGGCAGTCGCAACCCCAAAAGTCTGTAGAGGGCATACAAAACCAGGAGGATCCCTAACATCAGGGCAATCCAGCGTTCATCCCAGCAAGCCGCTGCCCAAACCCCCAAGGGAATGGTTAGCGTAGCTCCTCCCGCCAACCGCAGCAGGGATCCCCATTCCAAAGCATGCCGATAGCGCCAAGCCATCGCCACCACCGTCATCCCTGAGACCAAAGAGATCAAGGGCGTTGCCACCTGCAAGCTAACCACCAGCTGCAGCAGGGGCACCGCTACCAACGCTAGGCCAAAGCCCGACAGCCCATGCGTCAGGGTAGCCAAGAATAAAATCAGACAGACCCACCCCTCGACCATTTTGGTGATCTACCCCGAACTGCTACGGTCAGCCCTATCCAGATATTCAGCAGATATCTGGCAGATATCAGTGGTGGCAAGTGACTTGAGATTTCCAATCAACCATCTTTATTCCGCCGCTGCAACGATTTGTTACAGCCCTTTCGTTAGTCACCTAGCACGGGGGAATCCCCAGTCCTCTTTGTAAAATAGGGTAAGGACACAATTGTTGTTGTAGCAAACCCACGAAAGGGCTATATCCTGCTTTGTGAGATTTTGAGTGTGTTTTCTTCATATTTAGAACTCATAGGGTATTTAACCCGAACCACCAACCACCCATGCAGCCGATAGCGCTTCTGCTTGTTGTAAGACATTTTGAACGGCGGCAGCTTGTAGGTCTGGAGGATAACCATACCGTCGCAGGATGCGCTTTACGATGGTGCGGAGACGGGCACGGGCACTTTGTCTGTGTGCCCAATCCACAGTGACGTTCGATTTCAGGCTCATCAGCAATTCATGGGCGATGATTTTTAGGCTATCGTTGCCCATGATTTTAACGGCACTTTCATTCTCAGCTAAGGCATCATAAAAAGCGATCTCCTCAGCAGAAAGTCCTTGTTCTTCTCCTCGTTGACGGGCAGCTTTAATATCTTGAGCCAGATTGATTAACTCTTGTAGGACTTCGACAGTGCTGATGGCGTTGGTGTGGTACCGAGCGATCGCCTGCTCCAATCGCTCCGAAAACTTTTTCTCCTCGGTAACGTTGGTGCGGCTGTGGGAATGGATCTCATCATTCAGCAAGCGTTTTAGTGCTTCTAGGGCGAGATTTTTCTTCTCCATTTGCTGAATCTCCAGCAAGAAGTCATCGGAGAGGATGGAAATATCGGGGGAAGATAGCCCGGCGGCACTGAGAATATCGACAATTTCCGTGGAGACCACAGCCCGATCAATAATTTGTTGAACAGCAAATTCCCGTTCTGCAGCAGATTTACCGTAGGGGTTGGTTTCAAACCCACCCTTACCCAGGGCAGCGCGGATGGTTTGGAAGAAACCGACCTCATCGCGAATCTGGCGGGCTTCGTCGCTGGCAGCAGCCAGGGCAAAGGCTTTGGAGAGTGCCAGTACTGCATCTTGATAGCGGCGGTGGGCTTGTTTTTTGGCGTTGTCGTCGGTTTCTTGCTGGGCGGCTTGGTGTTGTTGTTCGAGAATCCATTCGATCGCCTCAGCCATCACGACCAACCGTTCTTGAGGTGTTCCAGCCAACCCCCGCTGGTACTCAAAACCGTGAAACATGGCGCGAACGACATCATATTTTTCTAGCATCAGGGCGATTGCTTCTCTCTCATCAATGCCTGTCTGTTGCTGGTCTTGGGCGGAGTAGTCCCGGAGGGCTTCTTTCAACCGCTGGGCAATGCCAATATAGTCTACGACTAAGCCAGCGGGTTTATCGCGAAAGACTCGGTTGACGCGGGCGATCGCCTGCATTAAGCTGTGGCCTTTCATGGGTTTATCAATATATATGGTGTGCATTGAGGGCGCATCAAACCCGGTGAGCCACATATCCCGCACAATCACCAGTTGCAGAGGATCGTTAGGATCTTTAACCCGCTTAGCCAGCAGATCGCGACGGGCTTTGGTGCCGATGTGGGGCTGCCAGTCTTGAGGATCGGCGGCGGAACCCGTCATGACGATTTTGATCGTTCCTTCGTTATCGTCGGGGGAATGCCAGTCAGGGCGGAGGGCGACAATCTGGTTGTAAAGCTTGACACAGATCGCCCGACTCATGCAGACGATCATGGCTTTCCCCTTGAGGGCAGCAACCCGATTTTCAAAGTGGCTGACCAGATCGGCGGCAACCAACTTTAACCGCTCCTCTGCCCCGACAAGTGCTTGAACTGTTGCCCATTTTTGATTGAGCTTGGCCCGTTCCGATTGTTCTTCGTCTTCAAACAGTTCTTCAATCTCTGCGTCAATCTGGGGTTTTTGGTCTTCAGGCAAATCGATCCGGGCGAGGCGGCTTTCATAGTAGATGGGGACGGTGGCGCCATCTTCCACGGCGCGGCTGATGTCGTAGATGTCGATGTAATCTCCAAATACAGCGGGGGTATTAACATCGGCGGCTTCGATCGGGGTGCCAGTGAAGCCAATGAAGGAAGCATTGGGGAGGGCATCTCGCAGATATTTGGCGAAGCCGTAGGCAATGTCTCCCGTTTTTGGATCGACCTTGGCTTTAAATCCATATTGGCTGCGGTGGGCTTCATCGGCAATGACAATCACATTGCGGCGATCGCTCAACACTGGATAGGTGGTTTCCCCTTTGGTGGGGGCGAATTTTTGGATGGTGGTGAAGACAACGCCGCCAGAGGCGCGGTTGAGGAGGGTTTGCAGGTCTTCGCGGCTGTCGGCTTGTTGGGGTGTTTGGCGAATCAGATCGCGGCACATCGCAAAGGTGCTAAAGAGTTGATCGTCGAGGTCATTGCGATCGGTGATGACGACGATCGTCGGATTTTCCAGTTCGGGACGGCGCACCAATTGCCCAACATAAAAGGCCATTAGTAGGCTTTTGCCAGAGCCTTGGGTATGCCAGATCACTCCCGCTTTGCGATTCCTGTCGGGGCGGGTTTCAAACTCGCCCGTACAAGCGATGATGGTGCTGGCTACAGCTTTTTGGACGGCGTGGAATTGGTGGTATCCGGCGATGATTTTACAGATGCCGGAGCCAGAGTCGCCAAAGACGGTGAAGTTTTGGATCAGGTCGAGCAATCGCGATTTGGCAAACACGCCCTCGATCAGCACTGGCATTTCGGGGGTGCCCTTGGGGGCGATGTCGCTGCCATCAATGGTGCGCCAGGGCATGAACCGTTCTAGGTCGGCGGTGAGGGAGCCGATGCGGGCGGTGAGTCCATCGGTGGTCACGAGAAGGGCGTTGGTGCGGAATAGGGAGGCGATTTGGGTTTTGTAAGTTTGTAGTTGGTTGTAGGCGGCAGCGAGGGTGGCGGTGGCGGAGCTGGGGCTTTTAATTTCGATGACAGCGATCGGTAGCCCGTTGATAAAAACCACGACATCGGGGCGGCGGTTGTGACCGTTTTCGATGACAGTAAATTGGTTCAGCACGAGCCAATCGTTCGCGCTGGGGTTGGCAAAGTCGATGGCGTAGACTTTATCACCACGAATGGTTCCATCTTCGGCGTAAAACTCGACATCGATTCCTTCAACGAGGGCGCGGTGGAGGCGGCGGTTTTCTTCGATCAGGTTGGGTTTTTCGGTGGCAATGATTTTCTTAAAGGCATCGTCGCGGGCGGCGGCGGGAATGGTGGGGTTGAGGCGATCGAGGGCTGCTCGCAACCGTTGGGACAAGATTACATCAGCGTAGGATTCCCGCTCTGGGTGCGAACCGTCAGGATTGGTAACAACATCGGCAAGGTGAGTATAGCCGAGGTGTTGCAGTTGCTCTAGGAGCGTTTGCTCAATATCAGCTTCGGTGAGGTAGGACATGGCATTAAGAACAATCCCAACGGTTGATTGCGTCATGTTGTTTTGCGCCGGTAGGGGCGGGGTTGAAACCCGTTTCTACGATGTTGGCGGTGGAACTTTCCCGATCCCTCTGCCAATTTTTGGGATTGTCCATAATGTATTAGCGAATACGATCGAGGCTATCTTCGTTGCGGATGATGTGTTCGTAATAATTACGCTGCCATACAGGATAACCTGTGGTGTTTTGATGGGCATTGATGCGTCGTGCCGAAAATGTTTTGAATGCCCGAATAATTTCAGATAAGGGTTGGCGTTTGGTTGGGGTAGGGGCGATTGGTGCCGATGTCGTTGGGATAGGGGCGATTGGTGTCGATGTCGTTGGGATAGGGGCGATTGGTGCCGATGTCGTTGGGATAGGGGCGATTGGTGCCGATGTCGTTGGGGTAGGGGCAGGTTTGAAACCTGCCCCTACGGGGGGGTCGGATAGAACGATGATGCCGTGGATGTGGTTGGGCATTACAACGAATGCATCTAATTCTATATGTAAATAATGGTTGGGCAGTCCATACCATACATCATAAAGAATTAGTCCTGCATCATTGAGAAACATATCGCCTGCATGAATTTCACCAAATAAACATTGCCTATCTTTAGTACAAATCGTTACAAAGTATGCCCCGGCTTGGCTATAGTCATATCCCTTGAGGCGAATAGACCGCCGATGATGCTTTTCAGGATCGTATCTCATACCACCTCCTCCACCGGTTTCTCGGCATCTTTTACCCGAATTTCGCCAGACATGAGCTTGGGTAAAAGGCGATCGCGCAGTTCAGCCAGCGTACGACTTAGATGGATATTGCTAATTATTTGACTTGTGCAAGGTTTAATCATCAACTCAAATTGTTTCACAATGTGTTCATCAGGTAATGGCAATTCATATTTAGCCATAATGCTCCAGCTTGTTCGGGGCATTTTAGTTCCAGTTGATGTTAAATTTGTATACTCAACAAAATTATTAGTCGAAATAGCTGTTAATACTAATGATGACCATACCTCAGATTTTGGACGAACTACAACAATATCTGTAGAACAAATTCCGCTTAATGGTGCAATACCTACTTTATGAAAATAAGGCCGCAATTTTCCAAATAAAAAC
Coding sequences:
- a CDS encoding transposase, with amino-acid sequence MRYDPEKHHRRSIRLKGYDYSQAGAYFVTICTKDRQCLFGEIHAGDMFLNDAGLILYDVWYGLPNHYLHIELDAFVVMPNHIHGIIVLSDPPVGAGFKPAPTPTTSAPIAPIPTTSAPIAPIPTTSTPIAPIPTTSAPIAPTPTKRQPLSEIIRAFKTFSARRINAHQNTTGYPVWQRNYYEHIIRNEDSLDRIR
- a CDS encoding type I restriction endonuclease subunit R, which produces MSYLTEADIEQTLLEQLQHLGYTHLADVVTNPDGSHPERESYADVILSQRLRAALDRLNPTIPAAARDDAFKKIIATEKPNLIEENRRLHRALVEGIDVEFYAEDGTIRGDKVYAIDFANPSANDWLVLNQFTVIENGHNRRPDVVVFINGLPIAVIEIKSPSSATATLAAAYNQLQTYKTQIASLFRTNALLVTTDGLTARIGSLTADLERFMPWRTIDGSDIAPKGTPEMPVLIEGVFAKSRLLDLIQNFTVFGDSGSGICKIIAGYHQFHAVQKAVASTIIACTGEFETRPDRNRKAGVIWHTQGSGKSLLMAFYVGQLVRRPELENPTIVVITDRNDLDDQLFSTFAMCRDLIRQTPQQADSREDLQTLLNRASGGVVFTTIQKFAPTKGETTYPVLSDRRNVIVIADEAHRSQYGFKAKVDPKTGDIAYGFAKYLRDALPNASFIGFTGTPIEAADVNTPAVFGDYIDIYDISRAVEDGATVPIYYESRLARIDLPEDQKPQIDAEIEELFEDEEQSERAKLNQKWATVQALVGAEERLKLVAADLVSHFENRVAALKGKAMIVCMSRAICVKLYNQIVALRPDWHSPDDNEGTIKIVMTGSAADPQDWQPHIGTKARRDLLAKRVKDPNDPLQLVIVRDMWLTGFDAPSMHTIYIDKPMKGHSLMQAIARVNRVFRDKPAGLVVDYIGIAQRLKEALRDYSAQDQQQTGIDEREAIALMLEKYDVVRAMFHGFEYQRGLAGTPQERLVVMAEAIEWILEQQHQAAQQETDDNAKKQAHRRYQDAVLALSKAFALAAASDEARQIRDEVGFFQTIRAALGKGGFETNPYGKSAAEREFAVQQIIDRAVVSTEIVDILSAAGLSSPDISILSDDFLLEIQQMEKKNLALEALKRLLNDEIHSHSRTNVTEEKKFSERLEQAIARYHTNAISTVEVLQELINLAQDIKAARQRGEEQGLSAEEIAFYDALAENESAVKIMGNDSLKIIAHELLMSLKSNVTVDWAHRQSARARLRTIVKRILRRYGYPPDLQAAAVQNVLQQAEALSAAWVVGGSG
- a CDS encoding sulfite exporter TauE/SafE family protein — its product is MVEGWVCLILFLATLTHGLSGFGLALVAVPLLQLVVSLQVATPLISLVSGMTVVAMAWRYRHALEWGSLLRLAGGATLTIPLGVWAAACWDERWIALMLGILLVLYALYRLLGLRLPELGSPHWAWLFGGLSGFLSGMANIGGPPAIIYANCRRWEPERFKSNLQGLFLSNLGTVMLSHTLQGNYTPQVLRLLGLGLPAIVIGFVTGLWLSRWIHPVQFRRLVLMSLVGIGLMLLGRSLSTLSGQG